The nucleotide sequence gtgactctcgtgaaagaaaagaaaaacagaaaacacgtttttttttcattttcgaaaggcacggccgtgactctcgctaaagcacaaccgtgcttctTGTGAAAAAAAATTactttcgcgaaagaaaaaaaagaaaacgtaGCCATGTTCATGTTTCAATTTCAGTTAATAAAAATGTGTTTAAAATTTATGCAAGACTGATCTTGTTCTAAAGATCTTAGTGGCGTGAGTTCAAAACTTCAAATATGTATAATGTTTCaaaaataaaaatcttattttAAAGAAATGAACCATCTACTAATAAAAGTAATGAAGTTTGAGGAGAGAGAAAAGATATTTTAGGCGCGCATATGTTCATGAAGGCGTGCATGTGTCAGTGAGCAGAAAAAGACACGAAGAGGGGTCATGCCCAAGCAAAAGGCTTGGATCCAAGCCATTGAAAACCCTTCACCTTGACCGCCCgtcccacctctctctctctctctctctctctctcccgcggtCACATACTCGTATGCCACTAAGATGTTATTTGTAATTATTCTTTCGGGTACAAATACACTCTGAGTCGCACTAATAATATCTAGAAGGATTATCTTCAAATGGGCCGcgatcattttttaaataaccttgTACACCACACTGCACAAACTGATTGGTCTAAACTGTGTTACATATTTTGAAGAATTGACCTTTGGGATCATCACAATTGCAGTATCATTCCACCCATCAGGTATGGTACAAATATTCACCGCCAGGATGAACGGCAGGTTTTCTGTTAATGCTCCAACTCGCTCCTCCCCTTCTCTTTCCTTTAGACCAGTGTTGCATTATGCTTTACCTCTCTAAGGTCGAACTCTATACTGGTTATTTCCGTTAAGAAATTACTGAAAAAGGGTGTGAGCCCGGTTGGGGCAAAAAAAGGTGTAAACATTATTTAAAATTCTAGCCAAACAAATTAGGAGGCATGTTGAGTTCTGCTCCTTCAACACGTCAGCACCGCAATATGTCAGCTGAAGTAATCACTCTGAAGTTAATCACTAACCAAACCACCCAGCTGCTAACCCAATCTACAAGAACTAGCTAGGATGTGGCCCAACGCTATTGCAGGAACCAAAACTAGCGGAGTGAGTCGAATTGTCGCGAACGAAGCTTACACGCACGCGCCGCGGACTAATGCCTTGCGCAGCCATGCATGTCGAATTGTCGATCGTGAGATGGCCGGCAGCGACATTGTACCGGCACCAGGTCTCTGGATTCAGAGACTCAGTCACCCGCTGTTGTGCACTGCAGACAAGAAGGTTCGGACAGACGTTGCATCGTCCATCTGCCTCATCAAATTGACAGAGCCTGCATTTTTTTGCTGCTTGGTTTGCTGGTAATTATTACAGGTTGGAGACAGAGCAATCATTGCACAGGATATATATATAAAAGATAACGATCGGATTATCACAGCCTACGTGCGTACGTCATCTTCTCACAAATCTCTCCCCCTGAATTTCGGGGCGTGGCCCCCATAATTTCAAACCAAATAATTCCACATCTTCCGTACAATTTAATCCATAAGTGTAGCATCGTTCAATTTTAAATCACCAGCTGGTCCTTCAAACTGACTCAACACGAAAATCCTAGTAGTTTAACTGTACTTATGGTTGCCAGAACTCGCGAGACCTCTTTTCTTAGCTCTTTTCTTAGACAGCCTATTCGGCTTCATGCCATTTCTAAGCAAACCCCTTTGTCTCTTTAGTCGTCGCCTATGGTTTACATCTTTATCTTCTTGCGGGTTCACCGTCGTCTTCTTCACCACTTCATACGTCAGATCCTTGTCACCCATAGCATCAATGTGGATCGCTGAGCCTTCACCAGTTTCTTCATGGACTAGGAGCTCCGAGAGCTTGGTGATCACATTCTTTTGCACCCATCTTCTTATAGGCCTAGCGCCGTACATCTGCCGAGACAAACAAATGGTATGTAGACTATTCAAGAAAACATGAGTCTTATCCTGTAATTTTGATAAATAAAGATTCTGCTTACTGGATTGTATGATTCCGATAGAATGATATCTAGTGGGACGTCACTTGTGGATAAAGAGATACCCTTGCAAGCGACACTAGCAACGACTTTTTTTATCTGAATTTTCACAATCTCCTTCAACTTCTCTTGCATAAGGGGCTCGAATATCACAATCTCACTTAATTTGTTGACGAATTCGGGCTTGAAATATTTCTCAACCTAAAAGGAATATATAGGAATGTTTTTTGATGAGATATAGCAATGTTAAGGTAACTACGGCAACAATTACACATATTGGAGTAATTTAGGATTCACAAACCTGTTTCATGAGAAGGCCTTTCGTTTCCTTTTTGTTTGCCATTCCTGTTGATAGGTGCTCGGCTCCCAGATTTGAGGTCATGATAATGATGGTGTTCTTGAAATCTACTATCTGGCCTAAGCCATCGGTCAACATGCCATCATCAAGAACCTGGAGGAAAACATTAAACACCGAAGGATGTGCCTTCTCCACCTCATCCAAAAGGATGACACTATATGGATGTTTCCTCACTTTCTCAGTCAGTTGCCCACCATTTTCGTGCCCGACATAACTACAATACATCATAATTAAAAGATGCATCAAGATAATAGGTAAAATACTGCGCATGGAACTATGATGTTCAAAAAGGAATAATATTTGAAACCTTGGGGGTGCTCCAATGAGACGCGACACAGAATGGGCCTCAACATACTCAGACATATCAAAGCGGACCAACATCTTTTCACTGTCAAATAGTTGCTCGGCAGGGGCTTTTGCAAGCTCTGTCTTTCCAACACCAGTGGAACCCAAAAATAGGAAAGAACCTATGGGTTGGCCAGATTGATCAAGGCCGACTCTGGAACGTAACAAGGCTTGCGCAACTGAGTTGATGGCTTCATCTTGGCCAATAACTCGCTCAGGCAGTCTATCAGCTAAGTGTATTAACTTATTATTTTCCTCTTGATCAAGTGAAGTCACAGGAATTCCTGTCCATATGCTCACGACCTTCATTTAACATTGAACCGTGGTAAATATAGATACAAATGGGTAATATTTATAATATTATGTTAAGAATAAATACTTGTGCTACATGGTCCGGGCCAACTACTTGCTTTACCGTGCGGGCAGAGCTAATCTGTGAAGTGTTCGCTCTCTTTTTTGTAACATGCGTCCTTGCCAACGCACATGCCTCGTCAATCAAATCTATTGCCTTATCACGAAATTGATGACCTACAAATAGCAACAAGAATCATAAGTTTTCTCCAACAAGCAATTTGTTTTCCTACGCATGCTTGCCACTCGGTGGAAAATATGAAAGTTGCAATTTCTCCACATGAAAAAGTAAAGTATCCAAATTATTTGAACATAGATAATGCACTCTACTGTCCATATGGCTATTTCTTGCCCGTTAACTTTACGTCCAGTTATCTCTACTTTTATAAAAAAAAACAGAGTTTgtaatgatggtgtgcctaccatcctgcaacaTAGATCATTCGATTTatacccgacggataggaaggaaactatggcaattttgcaaaaaagaacCCACGCCCCTCTCCACCTGTTGTTGTGCACTGTAGACAAGAAAGTTCGGACAGACGTTGCATCGTCCATCTGCCTCATCAAATTGACAGAGCCTGCATTTTTTTACTGCTTGGTTTGTTGGTAATTATTACAGGTTGGAGACAGAGCAATCATGGCACAGGATATAAATAACAAGATAACGATCGGATTATCGTAGCCTACGCACGTACGTCATCTTCTCACAAACCTCTCCCCTTGAATTTCGGGGTGTGGCCCCATAATTTCAAACCAAATAATCCCACATCTGTCCGTACAATTTAATCCATAAGTGTAGCATCGTTCAATTTTAAATCACCAGCTGGTCCTTCAAACTGACTCAACACGAAAATCCTAGTAGTTTAACTGTACTTATGGTTGCCAGAACTCGCGAGACCTCTTTTTTTAGCTCTTTTCTTAGACAGCCTATTCGGCTTCATGCCATTTCTAAGCAAACCACTTTGTCTCTTTAGCCGCCGCCTATGGTTTACATCTTTATCTTCTTGCGGGTTCACCGTCGTCTTCTTCACCACTTCATACTTCAGATCCTTGTCACCCATAGCATCAATGTGGATCACTGAGCCTTCACCGGCTTCTTCATGGACTAGGAGCTCCGAGAGCTTGGTGATCACATTCTTTTTCACCCATCTTCTTATAGGCCTAGCGTTGTACATGTGCCGAGACAAACAAATGGTATGTAGACTATTCAAGAAAACATGAGTCTTATCCTGTAATTTTGATAAATAAAGATCCCGCTTAGTGGATTGTATGATTCCGATAGAATGACATCTAGTGCGACATCACTTGCGGATAAAGAGATACCCTTACAAGCGACACTAGCAACGACTTTTTTTATCTGAATTTTCACAATCTCCTTCAACTTCTCTTGCATAAGGGGCTCGAATATCACAATTTCACTTAATCTCTTGCATAaggcaagtgaaagtggatactctaaaatgcgcaaaataagtgtgagtgctatggatggcgttctcgtagaaagacgggagcggatccatagtgatgtattgatatggtgaatatgtggactcgtgtgtgccatctcaaaagagttacttgcagtcgtagtttaggatagccaccgagtcaaagctggcttgctgcagttaaactccacctcccctttgttgatactattgcatatgtagatagttctgatgtaa is from Triticum aestivum cultivar Chinese Spring chromosome 3A, IWGSC CS RefSeq v2.1, whole genome shotgun sequence and encodes:
- the LOC123057170 gene encoding chaperone protein ClpB1-like, with amino-acid sequence MYNARPIRRWVKKNVITKLSELLVHEEAGEGSVIHIDAMGDKDLKYEVVKKTTVNPQEDKDVNHRRRLKRQSGHQFRDKAIDLIDEACALARTHVTKKRANTSQISSARTVVSIWTGIPVTSLDQEENNKLIHLADRLPERVIGQDEAINSVAQALLRSRVGLDQSGQPIGSFLFLGSTGVGKTELAKAPAEQLFDSEKMLVRFDMSEYVEAHSVSRLIGAPPSYVGHENGGQLTEKVRKHPYSVILLDEVEKAHPSVFNVFLQVLDDGMLTDGLGQIVDFKNTIIIMTSNLGAEHLSTGMANKKETKGLLMKQVEKYFKPEFVNKLSEIVIFEPLMQEKLKEIVKIQIKKVVASVACKGISLSTSDVPLDIILSESYNPMYGARPIRRWVQKNVITKLSELLVHEETGEGSAIHIDAMGDKDLTYEVVKKTTVNPQEDKDRPGAGTMSLPAISRSTIRHAWLRKALVRGACV